In Kordia antarctica, the following proteins share a genomic window:
- a CDS encoding non-ribosomal peptide synthetase — MKTIEELKNNMTLNDTKANVLENSSLIDLFTAQVEKTPTHIAIKADEVTYTYAALDELSNKLAQYLIREHKIAPNTIVAIKLDRNEWLLIAMLAVLKAGATYLPIEIKSAPEREQFILEDAKVAVLLCSSELLSETNFTGKICTVDSDFDATKYTNETINKIDSNEQNAYIIYTSGSTGTPKGAIISHKSLINYLLWGKDYYLNGLEEVSFGLFTSIAFDLTVTSQFLPLISGGTLTMYPSSYDIISTLKAYINTKQTCIKLTPAHIAVLDTLNLKSTQLKVAIVGGDVLHQSHVDILLNINPNMKIYNEYGPTEATVGCVVYEVVSGQDIIIGKPIQNTQVYVLDENYLIVPKGVTGELCISGIGLAKGYFNNPELTKQKFIDNPFIKNQKLYKTGDLVKWVDKENLHFIGRTDDQVKIRGYRIELGEVEQQIIQKEHVKEVAVLVHEAEDGEKQLIAYITSAIGEDITDIRNFLLEKVPDYMVPSVFIQIENFPLTINGKIDKKKLIKTEGKTLSNTIAYVAPRNEIEEKLAVLWQEVLKQETIGIHDDFLSLGGQSIVAIKLITRIHREFEILLELKDVFRERTIEKLSDYMETIIMLEKQQNTNENETGQKLIF, encoded by the coding sequence ATGAAAACCATAGAGGAATTGAAAAATAATATGACATTGAATGATACGAAAGCAAACGTACTTGAAAACAGTTCATTAATAGATCTTTTTACGGCACAAGTAGAAAAAACGCCTACTCATATAGCTATCAAAGCAGATGAAGTTACTTATACATATGCAGCTTTGGATGAGTTATCCAATAAACTTGCGCAGTATTTAATACGGGAACACAAAATTGCTCCAAATACTATTGTAGCCATAAAACTTGATAGAAACGAATGGTTACTAATAGCTATGTTAGCGGTATTAAAAGCTGGAGCGACCTATTTACCAATTGAAATCAAATCTGCTCCAGAAAGAGAACAATTCATTCTAGAAGATGCCAAAGTTGCTGTATTATTATGTTCCTCAGAGTTGCTATCAGAGACCAATTTTACAGGGAAAATATGCACTGTTGATTCAGATTTTGATGCAACTAAATACACAAACGAAACCATTAATAAGATAGATTCCAACGAACAAAACGCGTATATCATTTATACATCAGGTTCAACAGGAACGCCAAAAGGAGCAATAATAAGTCACAAATCGTTGATTAATTATTTGTTATGGGGAAAAGACTATTACCTCAATGGATTGGAAGAAGTTTCTTTTGGTTTGTTTACATCCATCGCTTTTGATTTAACAGTTACAAGTCAGTTTTTACCTTTAATAAGTGGCGGAACATTAACTATGTATCCATCGAGTTATGACATTATATCAACACTAAAAGCGTATATAAATACCAAACAGACATGTATCAAACTAACGCCAGCACACATTGCGGTATTAGATACATTAAACTTAAAAAGTACACAACTCAAAGTAGCCATTGTTGGTGGCGATGTATTGCACCAATCGCATGTTGATATTCTACTAAATATCAATCCCAACATGAAAATATACAACGAATACGGACCAACAGAAGCAACAGTAGGTTGTGTTGTATATGAAGTAGTATCAGGACAAGATATTATTATCGGAAAGCCAATACAAAATACACAAGTATATGTGTTAGATGAAAACTATTTAATAGTTCCAAAAGGTGTTACAGGCGAACTTTGTATTTCTGGAATAGGATTAGCGAAAGGATACTTTAATAATCCTGAATTAACCAAGCAAAAATTTATTGACAATCCATTTATAAAAAATCAAAAACTATACAAAACTGGTGATTTAGTAAAATGGGTTGATAAAGAAAATTTACACTTCATTGGAAGAACAGACGATCAAGTAAAAATTAGAGGATATCGCATTGAACTAGGAGAAGTAGAACAACAAATTATTCAAAAAGAACATGTAAAAGAAGTGGCAGTTTTGGTACATGAAGCTGAAGACGGAGAAAAACAGCTAATCGCCTACATTACATCTGCCATTGGAGAAGACATCACAGATATTAGAAACTTCTTATTAGAAAAAGTACCAGATTACATGGTTCCTAGTGTGTTTATACAAATAGAAAACTTTCCACTTACAATCAATGGAAAAATAGACAAAAAGAAACTCATAAAAACTGAGGGAAAAACGCTTTCCAATACAATTGCATATGTTGCTCCAAGAAACGAAATAGAAGAAAAGTTAGCCGTGTTATGGCAAGAAGTACTGAAGCAAGAAACGATAGGAATACATGATGATTTTCTTTCATTAGGCGGACAAAGTATTGTTGCCATAAAATTGATCACAAGAATTCACAGAGAATTTGAAATCTTATTAGAACTCAAAGATGTTTTTAGAGAACGAACCATAGAAAAATTATCAGATTATATGGAAACGATTATCATGCTAGAAAAGCAACAAAATACAAATGAAAACGAAACAGGACAAAAATTAATTTTTTAA
- a CDS encoding non-ribosomal peptide synthetase: protein MNNLQQLFKKLNTENILLEVVDDELKIFSKSGTIENDIITQIKIHKSEIIQQLKKSTGLGAIKIPVAPKMKNYPLSNAQQRLWMISKFKEASIAYNIPMCIPVKITDVTSFKKALQLVVARHEILRTIFKEDIELDEVRQWIIPAEEVALTIEHKDLRKMPAEDKQHFIKEYAANDALTPFNLESDLLFRATLLQITEDDFVLSLTMHHIISDEWSVEVMFKDVMEFYKADTANKEPKLSPLRIQYKEYTLWQLSKLKSEVGATQKKFWLAQLSGELPVLDLPSNKKRPLMKTYNGHSFKSYLSKETTADIKKFSQKQESSLFIYLVSISTILLHKYTVSKDIIVGTPISERNHVDLKDQIGFYINTLVLRNQVDSNKDFIAFYDQIKASTLVAYEHSDYPFDSLIENLGTKRDISRNPIFDIMLTMQDSEAQETEFDATQTDTIWDNGACVSKFDVSLTFKEEDGYLSYTLDYNTDVYDKKMIQQFMRHFKSLLKATLDNSTKKIANIEYLSKEEQNYLLYELNNTKTDYPKNNTIVELFDEQVQKTPNDIALVYEEKQLTYQEVNKLSNQIANYIHQNYAPKPDEIIAIHLERSEWLIVAILGILKTGAAYVPIDFHYPKDRIEYMMNDSQAKAIINQKILEDFIENKEKYKKTNSKDNAKENNLAYVIYTSGSTGKPKGVMIENRSLINYNEYFTKTFKISNKDSSVMSASISFDGVLTAVFGCLLSGATLHIVKEDLIVATDRFIDYLIHHKISFLKGTPILLNLLINNDKFSELLEKGNLKLLISGGDNAIFSDIKQLVNIQGLQIINHFGPTESTIGATVQEINADVVDRNNVIAIGSPISNTQLYILGENNDLLPEGVVGEICISGDGLARGYINNPKLTAEKFIQHPFLKGQRLYKTGDFGQWLSDKSIKFSGRKDDQVKVRGYRIELGEIEKAISTINEIKQCVVIAKNSEDLVAYYICEEIVDEIAIRTTLMKRLPAYMIPNFFVKLKEFPLNANLKIDKKQLPNPQALALEKPRIYVAPSTKTERELVAIWEELFNIENIGIEEDFFLLGGQSILGIKLISRIHKRLGVHIELKDIFSERTIASIAEYIETSIQLDAQEIEEETERKLIF, encoded by the coding sequence ATGAATAACCTACAACAACTTTTTAAAAAGTTAAATACTGAAAATATCCTCCTAGAAGTCGTAGATGATGAGTTAAAAATATTTTCCAAATCAGGAACTATTGAAAATGATATTATTACTCAAATTAAAATACACAAATCGGAAATAATACAGCAATTAAAGAAAAGCACAGGTTTAGGAGCTATAAAAATACCGGTAGCACCTAAAATGAAAAACTATCCTCTTTCCAATGCCCAACAGCGTTTATGGATGATTAGTAAGTTTAAAGAAGCTTCTATTGCGTATAATATTCCTATGTGCATTCCTGTGAAAATTACAGATGTAACTAGTTTTAAAAAAGCATTGCAATTAGTTGTAGCGCGACATGAAATTTTGAGAACAATTTTCAAAGAAGATATTGAATTGGATGAAGTACGCCAATGGATAATTCCTGCTGAAGAAGTTGCACTTACTATTGAACACAAGGATTTAAGAAAAATGCCAGCTGAAGATAAACAGCATTTTATCAAGGAATATGCAGCAAATGATGCACTTACACCTTTCAATTTAGAATCAGATTTGCTATTTAGAGCAACCTTGCTTCAAATCACCGAAGATGATTTTGTATTATCGCTTACAATGCATCATATTATTAGTGACGAATGGTCTGTTGAGGTTATGTTTAAAGATGTAATGGAATTTTACAAAGCAGATACTGCAAATAAAGAACCAAAACTATCGCCTTTACGCATTCAATATAAAGAGTATACGTTGTGGCAATTGTCAAAATTAAAAAGTGAAGTAGGAGCAACTCAAAAAAAGTTTTGGTTAGCGCAACTATCGGGAGAATTACCAGTATTGGATTTACCTTCAAACAAGAAAAGACCACTAATGAAAACATATAATGGTCATTCTTTTAAAAGTTATCTATCAAAAGAAACAACGGCTGATATTAAAAAATTCAGTCAAAAACAGGAAAGTAGTTTATTTATCTATTTAGTATCAATCAGCACTATTTTGCTACATAAATATACAGTTTCAAAAGATATCATCGTAGGAACTCCAATATCAGAAAGAAATCATGTAGACTTAAAAGATCAAATAGGATTTTATATAAATACGCTTGTGCTGCGGAATCAAGTAGATTCTAATAAAGATTTTATAGCTTTTTACGATCAAATAAAAGCGTCCACGTTAGTTGCCTATGAACATAGTGATTATCCTTTTGATAGTTTAATTGAGAATTTAGGCACTAAAAGAGACATTAGTCGTAATCCTATATTCGATATCATGCTTACAATGCAAGATTCTGAAGCACAAGAAACAGAATTTGATGCAACACAAACAGATACTATTTGGGATAATGGTGCTTGTGTATCAAAATTTGATGTGTCGTTAACATTTAAAGAAGAAGATGGATATTTATCATATACATTGGATTATAATACAGATGTCTACGATAAAAAAATGATTCAGCAATTCATGAGACATTTTAAGTCGTTACTAAAAGCAACGCTTGATAATTCTACTAAAAAAATTGCCAACATTGAATATTTATCTAAAGAAGAGCAAAATTATCTTCTATACGAGCTTAATAACACCAAAACTGACTATCCAAAAAACAATACAATCGTTGAGTTGTTTGATGAGCAAGTACAGAAAACACCAAATGATATCGCTTTAGTATATGAAGAGAAACAGTTAACATACCAAGAAGTCAATAAATTATCCAATCAAATAGCAAACTATATACATCAAAACTATGCACCAAAACCTGATGAAATCATTGCAATTCATTTGGAAAGAAGCGAATGGTTGATTGTAGCTATTTTAGGAATATTAAAAACTGGCGCAGCATATGTACCAATTGATTTTCATTATCCTAAAGATCGTATTGAATACATGATGAATGATAGTCAAGCAAAAGCAATCATCAATCAAAAAATACTAGAAGATTTTATTGAAAATAAAGAGAAATACAAAAAAACAAACAGTAAGGACAACGCAAAAGAGAACAACTTAGCTTACGTAATATACACTTCTGGCTCTACGGGAAAACCAAAAGGAGTGATGATTGAAAATAGAAGTCTTATCAATTACAATGAATATTTCACAAAGACTTTTAAAATTTCAAACAAAGACAGTAGTGTCATGTCTGCCAGTATTTCATTTGATGGCGTACTAACAGCAGTATTTGGATGTTTATTATCTGGCGCAACATTGCATATAGTAAAAGAAGATTTGATAGTCGCAACAGATCGTTTTATAGACTACCTTATTCATCATAAAATAAGTTTCTTAAAAGGAACTCCAATACTTTTAAACCTATTAATCAACAACGACAAATTTTCAGAACTCTTAGAAAAAGGGAACCTAAAACTATTAATATCTGGTGGCGACAACGCAATTTTTTCAGATATAAAACAACTAGTTAACATACAAGGTTTACAAATAATTAATCACTTTGGACCAACGGAATCAACAATTGGTGCGACTGTTCAAGAAATTAATGCTGATGTAGTTGATAGAAACAATGTAATTGCTATTGGATCGCCAATTTCGAATACGCAATTATATATTTTAGGAGAAAACAATGATTTACTGCCAGAAGGTGTTGTTGGAGAAATTTGTATTTCAGGCGATGGATTAGCCAGAGGTTATATCAACAATCCGAAACTTACAGCAGAAAAATTTATACAACATCCTTTTCTAAAAGGACAACGATTATACAAAACAGGCGACTTTGGACAATGGCTTTCTGATAAAAGCATAAAATTTTCAGGGCGTAAAGACGATCAAGTTAAAGTAAGAGGTTATCGTATTGAATTAGGAGAAATAGAAAAAGCAATATCTACTATAAATGAAATAAAACAATGTGTAGTCATTGCAAAAAATAGCGAAGACTTAGTAGCGTACTACATTTGTGAGGAAATAGTAGATGAAATAGCTATAAGAACAACCTTAATGAAAAGGCTTCCAGCATATATGATTCCAAATTTCTTTGTGAAATTAAAGGAATTTCCACTAAATGCTAATTTGAAAATTGATAAAAAGCAACTTCCAAATCCACAGGCACTCGCACTTGAAAAACCAAGAATATATGTTGCACCTAGTACTAAAACGGAGCGAGAATTAGTTGCCATATGGGAAGAACTATTCAACATTGAAAACATTGGTATAGAAGAAGATTTCTTTTTACTTGGCGGACAAAGCATTTTAGGTATAAAACTCATTTCGAGAATACATAAAAGATTAGGAGTACATATAGAATTAAAAGATATTTTTTCAGAAAGAACAATAGCTTCCATAGCAGAATACATTGAAACAAGCATACAATTAGATGCGCAAGAAATTGAAGAAGAAACAGAACGAAAGCTCATTTTTTAA
- a CDS encoding non-ribosomal peptide synthetase produces MNNLLKQLSEKEILLEEVNGELKLFSKTGIVDPETLALIRENKENIIAELRKGNAAVSKEIPLVPKQQSYPLSSAQNSLWITSQFEGASVAYNVSYQLPIQQPLDVASFKKAMHAVIERHEILKTVFKKNEEGEVRQWILDEDALDFVIQYKDYRDVADNAVAVKKFIEEDSGKEFDLEKGPLFNVCLLQLADSAYVFYYNMHHIISDGWSLEVLGRDAMSFYEAFAKNETPTLSPLRIQYKDFASWQTNQVDTDSYNKHKEFWLNQLSGELPFLDLPGKNITSTQKTYNGRLLETVVAKKETLALKHFVAQNGGSLFMAVLAALKVLLYRYTDQKDIIIGTPISGRDNEDLSDQIGFYLNTLALRDTINPTENFISFYNRLQNNMLKAYDHQDYPFYSIVSNLKMKYDQSRSAVFDVSITFHNLSEDMYDSNAEETSQKDETIDYGFEYVKHDIEFHFQPLEDTINFNVVYNTDRYDKELMVDFMQHYKQLLTSLFKNVEKPLSQVSYISEKETHELLHDFNSKKNAASEETLVSLFAKQVNLTPNVPAVFFNEVSLTYKELDEVSNQLAHCFIKEHAIKPHDLIAVKLDRSEKFIITILAILKVGAAYIPIDTNYPQERKEYILNDANVKLLVTDSNYIFDLEYYEGNLFAIDIDFEAAEYDETQPTVDVKTADLAYIIYTSGSTGMPKGVMIQHKGIVNTMLAQIDLFIINPEENKHSLQFASYAFDASVSEIFITLLSGSTLYMVDENTRKTPALLEQYIIDNKIDVATIPPSYLKLLNVESLKNMNVLVTAGEAAVYNKVMEYLEFGGIYYNAFGPTETSICSCVFKMTKETAISGTQIPIGMPIANVQMYVLDAHNNLQPKGVVGELCISGAGLAKGYLNSETLTEEKFIAHPFNKGERLYKTGDMGRMLQDGAIEFVGRVDDQVKIRGHRIELGEVAYQLESKEDIEEVALLVKDNETGDKELVAYIVSEKEQNASEIRQFLSDRLPDYMLPNAYIQVAKIPLNTSGKVAHDTLLSMQGKNIDSGTEYVAPRNETEQKIHDIWSSILNIEKISVIDDFFVLGGQSILGIKLISRIHKELGILIELKDIFSERTIASIAEYVETSQQLDAQENIEETENKLIF; encoded by the coding sequence ATGAACAATCTTTTAAAACAATTAAGCGAAAAAGAAATTCTTCTTGAAGAGGTTAATGGAGAATTGAAATTATTCTCTAAAACGGGAATAGTTGACCCAGAAACACTTGCGCTTATCAGAGAAAATAAAGAGAACATCATAGCCGAACTTCGCAAGGGAAATGCGGCTGTATCTAAGGAAATTCCGTTAGTGCCAAAACAGCAGAGTTATCCGTTATCAAGTGCTCAAAACAGTCTTTGGATTACGAGTCAATTTGAAGGTGCGTCAGTTGCTTATAATGTTTCGTATCAATTGCCAATTCAGCAACCTTTAGATGTAGCTAGTTTTAAAAAAGCAATGCATGCAGTTATTGAGCGTCATGAAATATTGAAAACGGTTTTTAAGAAAAATGAAGAAGGAGAAGTTCGCCAATGGATTTTAGATGAAGATGCATTAGATTTTGTAATACAATATAAAGATTACAGAGATGTTGCCGACAATGCAGTTGCTGTTAAAAAATTTATAGAAGAAGATTCTGGCAAAGAATTTGACCTTGAAAAAGGACCTTTGTTTAATGTATGTTTATTACAACTTGCAGATTCAGCATATGTTTTTTATTACAATATGCATCATATTATTAGTGATGGTTGGTCGTTGGAAGTTTTAGGAAGAGATGCGATGTCATTCTATGAAGCATTTGCAAAAAATGAAACACCAACGCTAAGTCCTTTGCGTATTCAATACAAAGATTTTGCCTCATGGCAAACAAATCAGGTAGATACTGACTCGTACAATAAGCACAAAGAATTTTGGTTAAACCAATTATCAGGAGAACTTCCATTTTTAGATCTTCCAGGGAAAAATATCACTAGCACACAAAAAACATACAATGGTAGATTGTTAGAAACGGTGGTTGCTAAAAAAGAAACGTTGGCACTAAAACATTTTGTAGCTCAAAATGGAGGAAGTTTATTTATGGCTGTGTTAGCCGCTTTAAAAGTATTGTTGTATCGGTATACAGATCAAAAAGACATTATTATTGGAACGCCAATATCAGGCAGAGATAATGAAGATTTAAGCGATCAAATTGGGTTTTATCTCAATACATTGGCATTAAGAGATACAATCAATCCAACAGAAAATTTTATAAGCTTTTACAACCGATTACAGAATAATATGCTCAAAGCTTATGACCATCAAGATTATCCTTTTTATAGTATTGTTTCGAATTTAAAAATGAAATATGATCAAAGTCGTAGTGCCGTTTTTGATGTCTCCATAACGTTTCACAATCTATCGGAAGATATGTATGATTCTAATGCAGAAGAAACTTCACAAAAAGATGAAACAATAGATTATGGTTTTGAGTATGTAAAACATGATATTGAATTCCATTTTCAACCTTTAGAAGATACAATCAATTTTAATGTAGTATACAACACAGATAGATATGACAAGGAGTTGATGGTAGATTTCATGCAACATTACAAACAATTACTTACTTCATTATTTAAAAATGTTGAAAAGCCATTAAGTCAAGTCAGCTATATTTCTGAAAAAGAAACGCATGAACTTCTTCATGATTTTAATAGTAAGAAAAATGCAGCTTCTGAAGAAACCTTAGTGAGCTTGTTTGCGAAACAAGTAAACTTAACACCAAATGTTCCTGCTGTGTTTTTTAATGAAGTATCACTTACATACAAAGAATTGGATGAAGTTTCCAATCAATTGGCACACTGTTTTATAAAAGAACACGCTATAAAACCACATGATCTTATCGCTGTAAAGTTGGACAGAAGTGAAAAGTTTATCATTACAATTCTTGCCATTTTGAAAGTAGGCGCAGCGTACATTCCAATTGATACAAATTATCCGCAAGAGCGTAAAGAATATATTCTAAATGATGCCAATGTAAAGCTACTTGTAACAGATTCAAACTACATTTTTGATTTGGAGTATTACGAAGGCAATCTTTTTGCAATTGATATTGATTTTGAAGCGGCTGAATATGACGAAACGCAACCAACAGTTGACGTAAAAACCGCTGACTTGGCGTATATCATTTATACAAGTGGTTCCACAGGAATGCCAAAAGGAGTTATGATTCAGCATAAAGGAATTGTAAATACGATGTTAGCTCAGATAGATTTATTTATCATCAATCCTGAAGAAAACAAACATTCGTTACAATTTGCTTCATATGCTTTTGATGCTTCTGTCTCGGAAATATTTATCACGTTGCTTTCTGGTTCAACTTTATATATGGTTGATGAAAATACGAGAAAAACGCCAGCACTTTTAGAACAATACATTATTGACAACAAAATTGACGTTGCAACAATTCCGCCTTCCTATTTAAAATTATTGAACGTGGAAAGCTTGAAAAATATGAACGTATTAGTCACAGCAGGAGAAGCAGCCGTTTATAACAAAGTGATGGAATACCTTGAATTTGGCGGTATTTATTACAATGCTTTTGGACCAACAGAAACAAGTATTTGTAGTTGTGTTTTTAAAATGACTAAAGAAACAGCAATTTCAGGAACTCAAATTCCTATTGGAATGCCAATTGCGAATGTACAAATGTATGTGTTAGATGCACATAACAATTTACAACCAAAAGGTGTTGTTGGCGAACTATGTATTTCGGGCGCAGGATTGGCAAAAGGTTACTTAAATAGTGAAACGTTAACGGAAGAAAAGTTTATAGCGCATCCATTTAACAAAGGTGAACGTTTATATAAAACAGGCGATATGGGACGAATGCTGCAAGATGGTGCCATTGAATTTGTTGGAAGAGTAGACGATCAAGTGAAAATTCGTGGACATCGAATAGAATTAGGAGAAGTAGCTTATCAATTAGAATCGAAAGAAGACATTGAAGAAGTTGCTTTATTAGTGAAAGATAATGAAACTGGCGATAAAGAGTTGGTAGCATATATCGTATCAGAAAAAGAACAAAACGCATCAGAAATTCGTCAATTCTTATCTGATAGATTGCCAGATTACATGTTGCCAAATGCATACATCCAAGTGGCTAAAATTCCATTAAATACAAGTGGAAAAGTAGCTCATGATACGTTACTATCAATGCAAGGAAAAAATATTGATAGTGGAACCGAATATGTTGCGCCAAGAAATGAAACGGAACAAAAAATACATGATATCTGGAGTAGTATTTTAAACATAGAAAAAATCAGTGTAATAGATGACTTTTTTGTATTAGGCGGACAAAGTATTTTAGGTATAAAACTCATTTCAAGAATACATAAAGAACTAGGCATACTCATAGAATTAAAAGATATTTTCTCAGAAAGAACAATTGCTTCCATCGCAGAATATGTAGAAACAAGTCAGCAATTAGACGCACAAGAAAATATAGAAGAAACAGAAAACAAGCTCATATTTTAA